One window of Chamaesiphon minutus PCC 6605 genomic DNA carries:
- a CDS encoding helix-turn-helix transcriptional regulator: MSDRESTIVDFTVAGEAGYQQIFDRPPLLSSISAQLDGLLVAYDYFPPGATPNILAKQHGLGIFIDLPAPVTAERWIDGKLRREVVRRGDAVIVPADTWHYAEWNRGGGAIVVGLEPKVIRDTLNLTLERDRLELIPHFATTDPTIDRIGISLKHALEHPGSLSRLYAESMLDALMMHLLQHYSVQKYALPTYHSGLAPTQLEQIVDYIDTYLDRDLSLHELAQIVQLSPHYFSQLFKQSTGFSPHQYILRCRIDRGKKLLRQGGSSIAQVAKTIGFTDQSHFHRHFKRLEGITPKAFVRQAF, translated from the coding sequence ATGTCCGATCGAGAATCGACAATTGTAGACTTTACGGTAGCTGGTGAAGCTGGATACCAGCAAATTTTCGACCGACCTCCATTACTGAGTAGCATTTCTGCACAACTAGACGGGTTGCTCGTTGCCTATGACTATTTTCCACCAGGCGCGACACCAAATATTTTAGCCAAACAGCATGGTTTGGGTATTTTTATCGATTTACCAGCTCCAGTTACAGCCGAACGCTGGATCGATGGTAAATTGCGACGCGAAGTAGTCAGGCGCGGCGATGCAGTCATCGTTCCTGCCGATACTTGGCATTATGCCGAGTGGAATCGGGGTGGCGGTGCCATTGTCGTCGGCTTGGAACCGAAAGTCATACGTGATACGCTCAATCTAACTCTAGAGCGCGATCGATTGGAATTGATTCCCCACTTTGCGACTACAGATCCCACGATCGATCGAATTGGAATATCGCTCAAACACGCGCTCGAACATCCCGGTAGTCTGAGTCGGCTTTATGCCGAATCGATGCTCGACGCGCTGATGATGCACCTGTTACAGCATTATTCCGTCCAAAAATATGCACTGCCTACTTATCATAGTGGCTTGGCTCCAACTCAACTCGAACAAATTGTAGACTATATCGATACCTATCTCGATCGCGATCTGAGCCTACACGAACTGGCGCAAATCGTCCAATTGAGTCCGCACTATTTTTCGCAACTGTTCAAACAATCCACCGGATTTTCGCCCCATCAGTATATTTTGAGATGTCGGATCGATCGCGGGAAAAAATTGTTACGCCAAGGTGGATCGAGCATCGCACAAGTGGCTAAAACGATCGGATTTACAGACCAAAGTCATTTTCATCGGCATTTCAAACGGTTGGAAGGCATTACGCCAAAAGCATTTGTCAGACAAGCTTTTTAA
- a CDS encoding NAD(P)H-quinone oxidoreductase subunit H, producing MAQLETKTEPMVLNMGPHHPSMHGCFRIIVTLDGEDVVDCEPVIGYLHRGMEKIAENRTTLMYVPYVSRWDYAAGMFNEAVTVNAVEKLANISVPKRASYIRMIMLELNRIANHLLWLGPFMLDVGAGTPLFYIFREREMIYDLWEAATGYRMVNNNYFRVGGVAVDLPHGWLAKCADFCNYFAPKVDEYERLITDNPIFRRRVEGVGTISREMAINWGLSGPMLRASGVKWDLRKVDNYERYDELDWDIQSETAGDCLARYFVRIREMRESVKILLQAIDRIPGGAYEDLEAKRLAAGPKSEWDGMDYQYISKKIAPTFKIPSGERYVRVESGKGELGIFIIGDDNTFPWRWKIRSADFNNLSILPYLLKGVKVADIVVILGSIDIIMGSVDR from the coding sequence ATGGCACAGCTCGAAACCAAGACAGAGCCGATGGTACTTAATATGGGGCCGCATCACCCCTCCATGCACGGTTGTTTTCGGATTATCGTGACATTAGATGGCGAAGATGTCGTCGATTGCGAACCCGTTATCGGTTATCTACATCGAGGAATGGAAAAGATTGCCGAAAATCGCACCACTCTGATGTACGTCCCCTACGTCAGTCGTTGGGACTATGCCGCTGGAATGTTTAATGAAGCCGTGACTGTCAATGCGGTGGAGAAGTTAGCAAATATCTCGGTACCGAAACGGGCTAGTTATATTCGGATGATAATGCTCGAACTCAACCGGATTGCCAACCATTTGTTGTGGTTGGGGCCATTTATGTTAGATGTCGGTGCGGGGACGCCCTTGTTCTATATTTTCCGCGAACGGGAGATGATTTACGATCTGTGGGAAGCCGCGACGGGCTATCGGATGGTAAATAATAACTACTTCCGCGTGGGTGGGGTAGCGGTAGATTTACCCCACGGCTGGCTGGCTAAATGTGCGGATTTCTGCAATTATTTCGCGCCCAAAGTTGATGAGTACGAACGCTTAATTACTGACAATCCGATCTTTCGCCGTCGCGTGGAAGGGGTGGGGACGATTAGTCGCGAGATGGCGATTAATTGGGGCTTATCGGGGCCGATGTTACGCGCTTCTGGCGTCAAGTGGGATTTACGCAAAGTCGATAACTACGAGCGATACGATGAGTTAGATTGGGATATTCAATCAGAGACGGCGGGCGATTGTCTGGCACGTTATTTCGTGCGAATTCGCGAAATGCGAGAATCGGTGAAGATTCTCCTGCAAGCGATCGATCGCATCCCTGGCGGTGCTTACGAAGATCTCGAAGCCAAACGTCTCGCCGCAGGGCCAAAATCCGAGTGGGACGGGATGGATTACCAGTACATTAGCAAGAAGATTGCCCCCACCTTCAAAATCCCTTCAGGCGAACGTTACGTGCGCGTGGAGAGTGGTAAAGGCGAGTTGGGGATATTTATCATCGGCGACGACAATACCTTCCCCTGGCGGTGGAAAATCCGCTCTGCCGATTTTAATAATCTCTCAATTCTGCCCTATTTACTCAAAGGGGTCAAAGTCGCCGATATCGTGGTGATTCTGGGGAGTATCGATATTATTATGGGTTCGGTCGATCGGTGA
- a CDS encoding alpha-mannosidase yields MNDSEQSFVSSIAILVERLRNLSQQDLMTGWKMFLGAGSVDADPNAWELANLNPKGQIAWERGRREIWLAQQVVMPIDLYGYPVTSLSCRLAFTWWAELAQVFVDGELVQEGDLFDHSPRVLLMSAVVPGTAVDVRLRLISPGHDIGALMRSRLIFESVEPTNPEPGWLADELAVMVKQVASFDPAQLGEVAGIIDRIDYDLLKVDSRRFIEHILQLKQQIKAILGCGGDLPTPPDGHPSEEGMSAGILGCGEDLPTPPDGHPCLDAHNREVPSLSMHRSSEGILHTIQLLGHAHLDMAWLWEVAETWEAAERTFRSSLSLQQLFPDLTFCHSTPALYEWMEIHQPEIFAGICQQVRAGKWEIVGGMWIEPDLNVISGESIARQIIYGQAYNRSRFGAHTQVAWLPDTFGFCWQLPQLLQQGGIDYFVTQKFLWNDTTQFPHQLFWWEAPDGSRVMSLMSSAIGEGIDPLKMIDYACKWQTDTGINESLYLFGIGDHGGGPTRDMLELADRWSQSDVFPDLEFTTAIKYLDKLASRADSQLLPVWRDELYLEFHRGCFTTHADQKRSNRLSEDLLYQAELWSSIACIVSHQDYPADLKLQIETAWKQTLFNQFHDIIPGTAIEPVYITANEGWADVERAMTQIISNALGEICDRISLPTPPIEGAIPIVIFNALNWQRTEVVSLSLPPTEWGLEWWRVYDAAGRALEVVCSRQTQSSTGKILFLADLPSVGCELFWLVPYFMMGMDPIVDPKPRWKDLKILGSGDFIFKNRFVKVEIDFHTGDIASIWDEINQREVLTSIGANHLEAFQDEGQYWDAWNIDPKYAEKQLPPSQLKSIEWIEAGEIRQSVRVVRELAGCEFTQDYILDAHSPIVRIKTSVDWQAEHVLIKANFPLNLTADRSTAETACGAIDRTTTPETAAEKAKWELPMHRWVDLTDNSGEYGVSILNDSKYGFDAGTDYVRLTLLRSSKWPDPIADRGYHEFTYAIYPHSGTWQAAQTVRKGLELNSPLQVVRVEGEGERGRVGDEGTGRSLRTNHSFLDLHAENLVLMAFKPSEALDRSWVLRCYECHGVEGEIELSGELDLGIDRAINILEERLLDPVDTLVKPWQIKSFGVST; encoded by the coding sequence ATGAATGATTCCGAGCAAAGTTTTGTATCTTCAATCGCGATCCTGGTCGAGCGACTGCGGAATCTCAGTCAGCAGGATCTTATGACTGGCTGGAAAATGTTTCTGGGAGCTGGCTCTGTAGATGCAGATCCGAATGCTTGGGAGCTGGCAAACTTAAATCCGAAGGGACAGATTGCTTGGGAACGGGGGCGACGGGAGATCTGGTTGGCGCAACAGGTGGTAATGCCGATCGATCTCTATGGTTATCCTGTTACTAGTCTATCTTGTCGGCTGGCTTTTACTTGGTGGGCGGAGTTGGCGCAGGTATTTGTCGATGGGGAATTGGTGCAGGAGGGGGATTTATTCGACCATAGTCCGCGTGTATTGCTGATGTCTGCTGTGGTGCCTGGAACGGCTGTAGACGTGCGATTAAGATTAATTAGTCCGGGGCACGATATTGGTGCTTTGATGCGTTCGCGGTTAATTTTTGAATCGGTAGAGCCGACAAATCCCGAACCGGGTTGGTTGGCGGATGAGTTGGCGGTGATGGTAAAGCAGGTGGCGAGCTTCGATCCGGCTCAGTTGGGGGAAGTGGCGGGAATTATAGATCGGATCGATTACGATTTACTCAAGGTCGATAGTCGTCGGTTTATCGAACATATTCTACAGCTCAAACAACAAATTAAGGCGATTTTGGGCTGCGGTGGAGATCTGCCCACCCCGCCCGATGGGCACCCCTCCGAGGAGGGGATGTCTGCTGGGATCTTGGGCTGCGGTGAAGATCTACCCACCCCGCCCGATGGGCACCCCTGTCTTGACGCACACAACCGGGAGGTTCCCTCCCTGTCGATGCATCGCTCCTCGGAGGGGATTTTGCACACTATTCAATTGTTGGGACATGCTCATTTGGATATGGCGTGGTTGTGGGAGGTGGCGGAGACTTGGGAAGCGGCGGAGCGGACGTTTCGATCGAGTCTGAGTTTACAGCAATTATTTCCCGATTTGACTTTTTGTCATTCTACTCCTGCGCTGTATGAGTGGATGGAAATTCACCAACCAGAGATATTTGCTGGGATTTGTCAGCAGGTGCGGGCGGGTAAGTGGGAAATCGTCGGGGGAATGTGGATCGAACCAGATCTCAACGTAATTTCGGGAGAATCGATCGCACGGCAGATTATTTACGGACAAGCATACAACCGATCGAGATTTGGCGCGCATACTCAAGTCGCATGGCTCCCAGATACATTTGGCTTTTGCTGGCAATTACCGCAGTTACTCCAGCAAGGCGGTATCGATTACTTCGTGACGCAGAAATTCTTGTGGAACGATACGACACAATTTCCCCATCAATTATTTTGGTGGGAAGCTCCAGATGGGAGTCGGGTAATGAGTTTGATGTCATCGGCAATTGGTGAGGGCATCGATCCGTTGAAGATGATCGATTATGCCTGCAAGTGGCAAACAGATACGGGCATAAATGAGTCGCTGTATTTATTTGGCATCGGCGATCATGGCGGCGGGCCGACTCGTGATATGTTGGAATTAGCCGATCGATGGTCGCAGTCGGATGTATTTCCCGATCTGGAATTTACGACGGCGATTAAATATCTGGATAAGTTGGCAAGTAGAGCCGACAGTCAACTTTTACCAGTGTGGCGGGACGAACTTTATTTAGAATTCCATCGCGGTTGTTTTACCACCCACGCCGATCAAAAGCGATCGAATCGGCTCTCTGAGGATTTATTATATCAAGCCGAACTCTGGTCTTCGATCGCCTGTATCGTCAGTCACCAGGATTATCCCGCAGATCTCAAATTGCAAATCGAGACAGCCTGGAAGCAGACATTATTCAATCAATTTCACGATATCATCCCTGGCACTGCGATCGAACCCGTATATATAACGGCAAATGAAGGCTGGGCAGATGTTGAACGCGCGATGACGCAGATAATTAGCAATGCTTTGGGTGAAATTTGCGATCGAATTAGCCTCCCGACGCCGCCAATAGAGGGCGCAATTCCGATCGTGATTTTTAATGCTCTCAATTGGCAACGTACCGAAGTAGTTAGTTTATCTTTACCGCCGACAGAATGGGGTCTTGAGTGGTGGCGGGTATATGATGCTGCTGGACGCGCATTAGAAGTAGTTTGCTCTAGACAAACACAATCATCAACGGGGAAAATATTATTCTTAGCAGATTTACCCAGCGTTGGTTGTGAGCTATTCTGGCTTGTACCTTACTTTATGATGGGTATGGACCCGATCGTCGATCCCAAGCCGCGATGGAAAGATCTGAAAATATTGGGTTCTGGCGATTTTATTTTTAAAAACCGATTCGTAAAAGTAGAAATCGACTTTCATACTGGAGATATTGCTAGTATCTGGGATGAAATTAACCAACGGGAAGTTCTTACCTCAATAGGTGCCAATCATCTCGAAGCCTTCCAAGATGAGGGACAATACTGGGATGCCTGGAATATCGACCCTAAATATGCCGAAAAACAATTGCCACCCAGCCAGTTAAAATCGATCGAGTGGATCGAAGCAGGCGAAATCCGCCAAAGCGTGCGAGTCGTGAGGGAATTAGCGGGATGTGAATTTACGCAAGATTATATCTTAGACGCCCATAGCCCGATCGTCCGCATTAAAACCAGCGTCGATTGGCAAGCCGAACATGTCTTAATTAAAGCCAACTTCCCCCTCAATCTTACCGCCGATCGATCTACCGCCGAAACTGCCTGTGGCGCGATCGATCGCACTACCACACCCGAAACCGCCGCCGAAAAGGCTAAATGGGAATTACCCATGCACCGCTGGGTAGATCTCACCGATAATAGTGGCGAATATGGGGTGAGTATTTTAAACGATAGTAAATATGGCTTCGATGCGGGAACGGATTATGTACGACTAACTTTACTCCGCAGTAGCAAATGGCCAGATCCGATCGCCGATCGAGGTTACCATGAATTTACCTATGCAATTTATCCTCATAGTGGCACCTGGCAAGCGGCTCAGACGGTGCGAAAGGGGTTGGAGTTGAATTCTCCGTTGCAGGTAGTGCGAGTAGAGGGAGAGGGGGAGAGGGGGAGAGTGGGAGACGAGGGTACGGGGAGATCGTTAAGAACTAATCATAGTTTTCTAGATTTACATGCAGAGAATCTAGTTTTAATGGCTTTCAAACCTTCAGAAGCTCTAGATCGATCGTGGGTACTGCGGTGTTATGAATGTCATGGAGTTGAGGGGGAAATTGAGTTAAGCGGCGAGCTGGATTTAGGGATCGATCGAGCCATAAATATCCTCGAAGAACGACTTTTAGATCCTGTGGATACGCTCGTCAAACCTTGGCAAATTAAGAGTTTTGGGGTTTCGACTTAA
- a CDS encoding FHA domain-containing protein: MYTCPKGHNSTESDFCSECGAKITGMGIAEVVSNPTHKTAATINQSVAVQSCPECSTPHEVDSGNFCEICGFNFLTGAKGGDPLSIFPPPIRSGINTTATAPTQPPHPSAQVTNPAPNAVSQWQVIISIDPSLATPDSPPAPAQEPIVIELTQPTNLIGRTSIARAIHPEIPLDLDDAVSSRHAILTLHPDGTLILRDIGSSNGTLVNGKEIAVMADISIASGDEITLGHWTRIKLINLNSGRS; this comes from the coding sequence ATGTACACTTGTCCCAAAGGCCATAATTCAACGGAATCAGATTTTTGTTCTGAATGTGGGGCAAAAATTACTGGAATGGGGATTGCCGAAGTCGTCTCAAATCCCACCCACAAAACCGCCGCAACTATTAACCAATCGGTAGCCGTCCAGTCTTGCCCCGAATGTAGTACTCCGCATGAGGTAGATAGCGGTAACTTTTGTGAGATTTGTGGTTTTAACTTCTTGACTGGTGCCAAGGGTGGCGATCCTTTATCTATTTTTCCACCGCCGATTCGATCGGGAATTAATACTACAGCTACCGCACCGACACAGCCACCCCATCCATCCGCTCAGGTCACAAATCCCGCCCCTAACGCAGTCAGTCAATGGCAGGTGATTATCTCGATCGATCCCAGTTTAGCGACCCCTGACAGCCCACCAGCCCCCGCACAGGAACCGATCGTCATTGAGTTAACCCAGCCTACCAATCTCATCGGCAGGACTAGCATCGCGCGGGCGATTCATCCTGAAATTCCCCTAGATTTGGATGATGCCGTTTCTTCTCGCCATGCGATTCTTACCCTCCATCCCGATGGCACCCTCATACTTAGGGACATCGGTTCGTCAAATGGGACGCTGGTAAATGGCAAAGAAATTGCCGTGATGGCAGATATTTCGATCGCGTCTGGCGATGAAATTACGCTCGGACATTGGACGAGAATTAAGCTCATAAATCTAAATTCGGGACGCTCGTAG
- a CDS encoding vWA domain-containing protein: protein MFTAEVFQNPYLPQGATQVNAIVTIATSSNDDATVAAPSNSQRLFGIICDTSGSMGGAKMIAAKDAIVKIINLLPTDAAFFVVTGSSRSKLLVPLVNAVPENKLRAVAQVKEIAAGGGTLMSTWLHTALGEFNKMPQAICQALLLTDGQNDPNDEQDLVRVLDASEGKFQCDCRGVGTDWRVAELQKIATRLLGTTDIISSPERIADDFQAILTKAMGKTVSDVSLRLWTPMGAKVLFCKQVSPEIVDVTSRAKVVSERIVEYPTGAWGSNESRDYHFCIQINAGNVGDEMLAGRASLITQTNGVETKITEAKILATWTEDEAKTAKIDRRVAHYTGQAELAQSIQEGLEARAQGNIEIATVKLGKAVKLAYDSGNEATAKLLRSVVDVEDAAAGTVRIKRTVAKEDEMMLETRSTKTARIQK from the coding sequence ATGTTCACCGCAGAAGTCTTCCAAAATCCTTACTTGCCGCAAGGTGCCACACAAGTAAACGCGATCGTGACAATCGCGACTAGTAGCAATGATGATGCTACCGTCGCCGCACCGAGTAATAGCCAACGCTTATTTGGGATTATTTGCGATACATCTGGATCGATGGGTGGAGCTAAGATGATTGCAGCTAAAGATGCGATCGTCAAAATTATCAATCTTCTCCCTACAGATGCGGCATTTTTTGTCGTCACCGGATCTAGTCGATCGAAATTACTAGTACCGCTCGTCAACGCCGTCCCTGAAAATAAACTCCGCGCCGTCGCGCAGGTAAAAGAAATTGCTGCTGGCGGCGGGACATTGATGTCTACTTGGTTGCATACAGCTTTGGGTGAATTCAATAAAATGCCCCAAGCAATTTGCCAAGCTTTATTACTTACCGACGGACAAAACGATCCTAATGACGAGCAAGATTTAGTGCGAGTTTTGGACGCATCTGAAGGTAAATTTCAGTGCGACTGTCGCGGCGTCGGAACGGATTGGCGCGTCGCTGAATTACAGAAAATTGCCACCAGACTGTTAGGTACGACAGATATTATCTCATCACCAGAGCGCATTGCCGATGATTTCCAAGCAATTCTGACTAAAGCGATGGGTAAAACCGTCAGCGATGTCAGTCTAAGGTTGTGGACGCCGATGGGTGCAAAGGTGTTATTTTGCAAGCAAGTCAGTCCCGAAATCGTCGATGTCACCAGTCGCGCCAAAGTCGTCAGCGAACGAATTGTCGAATACCCGACGGGTGCGTGGGGAAGTAATGAATCGCGCGATTACCATTTCTGCATCCAAATTAACGCGGGGAATGTCGGCGACGAAATGTTGGCGGGTAGAGCGAGTCTGATAACCCAAACCAACGGCGTCGAAACCAAAATTACCGAAGCCAAAATCCTCGCCACCTGGACCGAAGATGAAGCCAAAACCGCTAAAATCGATCGCCGCGTTGCTCACTATACCGGACAAGCCGAACTCGCGCAATCGATCCAAGAAGGCTTAGAAGCCAGAGCGCAAGGTAATATCGAAATAGCGACAGTCAAGCTCGGCAAAGCCGTCAAACTCGCCTACGATTCTGGCAACGAAGCCACCGCCAAACTCCTCCGCTCTGTCGTCGATGTCGAAGACGCCGCAGCAGGTACCGTCCGCATCAAGCGCACCGTCGCCAAAGAAGACGAAATGATGCTCGAAACTCGATCGACCAAAACGGCTAGAATTCAGAAGTAG
- a CDS encoding PP2C family serine/threonine-protein phosphatase: protein MNCHQCGGTIALTDRFCEECGASLTTNPSLQSSDNGCQKCGAPPSKIDNDRYCIECGFRQVAISNDRIELDFAANFAGASDRGRRHHQNEDAIALKILDPDTYIFVLCDGVSSSQHPELASRAAVTACIEAIAIALNGDRAQPDNAIEIGVQAALQAVSKIPIDPSSSIDPSSTTIVTAIVRDNIATIGWLGDSRAYWLVPEKSLQLTQDDSWMRDAIESGMYTAAEAEASPYAHAIVRWLGADTADDGVPNLTTFAIPSNGYLLLCTDGLWNYAPDPAYLYHTLAQSPAPDPLSIVRHLVSYANQQGGQDNITVGILAIE from the coding sequence ATGAACTGTCATCAATGTGGGGGCACGATCGCGTTAACGGATCGTTTTTGTGAAGAATGCGGGGCAAGTCTGACGACGAACCCCAGTCTCCAGTCGAGCGACAATGGTTGTCAGAAATGCGGTGCGCCACCAAGCAAAATCGATAACGACAGATATTGCATAGAATGTGGATTTCGTCAAGTGGCAATCTCGAACGATCGCATCGAACTCGATTTCGCTGCTAATTTTGCAGGAGCTAGCGATCGCGGACGCAGACACCATCAAAATGAAGATGCGATCGCCCTCAAAATTCTCGATCCCGACACATATATTTTTGTCCTCTGTGACGGCGTATCTAGTTCTCAACATCCCGAACTCGCCTCTAGAGCTGCTGTAACTGCCTGTATTGAAGCAATCGCAATCGCCCTCAATGGCGATCGCGCACAGCCAGATAACGCGATCGAAATTGGCGTCCAAGCAGCACTTCAAGCTGTTTCCAAAATCCCGATCGATCCTTCATCATCGATCGATCCCTCCTCAACGACGATCGTTACCGCGATCGTCCGCGATAATATTGCCACAATTGGCTGGTTGGGTGACAGTCGCGCCTATTGGCTCGTGCCCGAAAAATCGCTCCAGCTCACGCAAGATGACTCCTGGATGCGCGATGCGATCGAGTCGGGTATGTATACCGCCGCCGAAGCCGAAGCATCTCCCTACGCCCACGCGATCGTCCGCTGGCTGGGTGCAGATACCGCTGACGATGGGGTGCCCAATCTCACGACTTTCGCTATCCCTAGCAATGGTTATCTGCTCCTGTGTACCGATGGCTTGTGGAATTATGCGCCAGATCCCGCCTACCTTTACCATACGCTCGCGCAATCGCCAGCACCCGATCCGCTCTCGATCGTCCGTCATCTCGTCAGCTATGCCAATCAACAAGGCGGTCAGGATAATATTACCGTCGGTATTCTGGCGATCGAGTAA